Proteins encoded by one window of Venturia canescens isolate UGA chromosome 2, ASM1945775v1, whole genome shotgun sequence:
- the LOC122406536 gene encoding probable phosphorylase b kinase regulatory subunit alpha isoform X4, translating to MRSRSNSGVRLDYYQRMVQKIMMNHQNPVTGLFPASEKNDHAWIRDNIYCILAVWGLSMAYKKIADADEDRAKTYELEQSCVKLMRGLLMAMIQQKEKVEKFKTTQNPLDALHAKYSSVTGQTVVGDSEWGHLQIDAISLYLLILAQMTASGLQIVFNLDEVAFIQNLVFYIESAYCTPDYGVWERGDKTNHGLPELNASSIGMAKAAMEAMNELDLFGARGGPTSVIHVLADEAQKCQAVLQSMLPRESNSKELDSGLLSIISFPAFAVDEPNLIQLTREAITKKLQGRYGCKRFLRDGYRTAKEDPNRLYYEPWELRMFEKIECEWPLFFCYLILDYCFQGNQNGIAEYTKALEEVMIKGDDGIKLVPELYAVTGDKVAAEYAEPGSAQREALGRCPFMWAQSLYILGKLLQEGFLAVGELDPLNRRLCSEKKPDVVVQVVILAEDAEIREKIAQHDIHVQTIAEVAPIEVQPAKVLSHLYTYLGRNRKLGLSGRKSRDVGILSTSKLYSLNDKIFAFTPQNFDSEELYVTNDAAFLADTFTTNLAFVTINWRQMLGRPTVTLVATHNHLDQGKIPLAMITTMKKLKSGYINGTRVSLGNLNDFLSTSCITNLSFLGSSEDGRPDKLNPQVHQYLEEHLMRPFPHRTGLLNRSVGRSRSTLRRRMSVKGAIKKTRSIAVEPEILGMAGEDRRPSTISLNHPYIEVTDTTSPITSPLSLPTRPDRTPSPIDEPMPWRNSPKPHRHRVSSETQYADTEVEELLTMLREADSLEEQGDILQYLVDSQGLYFNTGMLEEGHPVLIKDLLKGLYEKACQQKMWGIVRHTAGMLGKRVEDLAKAVTDLLVRQKQVTVGMPPANEHTIVAPLPENELRSLIHLAYGDDESTAMLTQELLVYLAMFIRTEPQLFHEMLRLRVGLIIQVMATELSRTLICTGEEASEHLLNLSPFEMKNLLHHIMSGKEFAISSVGRGNFSVISCKSSRLSKKSQIGGFLNVDQTDGGEMEPDRQGQWLRRRRLDGALNRVPRDFYPRVWQVLERCQGLVIEGKVLPQNLTQEMTSGELKFALAFETVLNTIPQPEYRQLVVEALMVLTLVTEYNVVASLGGLIAVEHLVHKANAIFLEDQMKIDGDATLCCAKPKEERETTAIGTLLCGGAAYICQHFYDTAPSGSYGTMTYITRAIASLLNCLPKDGDIECSIT from the exons atgCGCAGTCGCAGTAATTCAGGTGTTCGTCTGGACTATTACCAGAGAATGGTccagaaaataatgatgaatcaCCAGAATCCGGTGACGGGTTTGTTTCCAGCCAGTGAGAAAAACGATCATGCTTGGATCCGGGATAATATTTATTGTATTCTTGCTGTGTGGGGATTATCAATggcatacaaaaaaattgctgATGCCGACGAAGACAGAGCCAAAACTTATGAATTGGAACAAAGCTGCGTGAAGCTTATGAGAGGCTTGCTAATGGCAATGATacagcaaaaagaaaaagtagagAAATTTAAAACTACTCAAAATCCTTTGGATGCTCTACATGCCAAATATAGCTCTGTTACCGGACAAACCGTTGTTGGTGATTCTGAGTGGGGCCATCTCCAAATTGATGCCATTTCTTTGTACCTTCTGATTCTGGCACAAATGACTGCCTCTGGCCTCCAAATTGTCTTCAACTTGGACGAA gttgcttttattcaaaacttgGTATTCTATATCGAATCTGCTTACTGCACACCGGATTATGGAGTATGGGAGCGGGGTGATAAAACGAATCATGGCTTACCAGAATTGAATGCAAGCAGTATTGGTATGGCAAAAGCAGCCATGGAGGCAATGAATGAATTGGATTTGTTCGGTGCACGGGGCGGTCCGACCTCAGTGATTCATGTTCTCGCGGACGAAGCACAAAAATGTCAAGCTGTTCTACAATCAATGCTTCCAAGAGAATCCAACTCCAAAGAATTGGATAGTGGTCTCCTCTCCATCATCAGCTTCCCAGCTTTTGCGGTCGATGAGCCAAATTTGATACAACTCACTAGAGAGGCTATAACAAAAAAGTTACAAGGACGATACGGATGCAAAAGATTCCTGCGAGATGGCTACCGAACTGCCAAGGAAGATCCTAATAG aCTTTATTACGAACCATGGGAACTTCGAATGTTCGAAAAAATAGAGTGCGAATGGCCTCTATTTTTTTGCTATTTAATATTGGATTATTGTTTCCAAGGGAATCAAAACGGTATTGCCGAATATACGAAAGCTCTTGAGGAAGTGATGATCAAGGGGGACGATGGCATCAAATTAGTGCCTGAATTGTACGCCGTGACCGGGGACAAAGTAGCCGCCGAATATGCAGAACCTGGAAGTGCTCAACGCGAAGCCTTAGGACGATGTCCCTTCATGTGGGCTCAATCTCTCTACATTTTGGGCAAACTACTTCAAGAG GGTTTTCTCGCTGTTGGTGAATTGGATCCATTAAATAGACGACTTTGTAGTGAGAAAAAACCCGACGTCGTGGTACAAGTCGTGATATTGGCTGAAGACGctgaaattcgtgaaaaaatagcTCAGCACGATATCCACGTTCAAACAATCGCAGAAGTTGCACCGATCGAAGTACAACCGGCCAAAGTCCTCAGTCATTTGTACACCTATTTGG GTCGTAATAGGAAGTTGGGATTGTCAGGTCGAAAATCAAGAGACGTGGGAATTTTGAGTACGAGTAAATTGTATTCTCTAAACGACAAAATATTCGCTTTCACGCCTCAG AACTTTGACTCGGAGGAACTCTACGTAACGAACGATGCTGCCTTCCTCGCTGATACTTTTACGACAAATCTGGCCTTCGTCACCATCAACTGGAGGCAAATGCTTGGCAGGCCAACCGTTACACTCGTTGCCACTCATAATCACTTAG ATCAGGGGAAAATCCCGTTGGCTATGATAACTACaatgaaaaaactaaaaagCGGATACATCAATGGCACCAGAGTTTCTCTTGGAAATCTTAACGATTTCCTCAGTACTTCATGCATCACAAACTTGAGCTTTCTGGGGAGCTCTGAGGATGGTCGACCGgataaattgaatccacag GTGCATCAGTATTTGGAGGAGCATCTCATGAGACCGTTTCCTCATCGCACGGGTTTGTTGAATCGATCCGTTGGACGAAGCAGAAGTACTTTGAGACGAAGAATGTCTGTAAAAGGagccataaaaaaaacgagatcgaTAGCTGTCGAAC CCGAAATCCTTGGCATGGCTGGTGAAGATCGCAGACCATCGACGATAAGCTTGAATCATCCGTACATAGAGGTAACAGACACTACGTCGCCCATAACGAGTCCTTTGTCACTGCCAACGCGACCTGATCGAACACCGTCGCCCATCGATGAGCCAATGCCCTGGAGAAATTCGCCAAAACCTCACAGACATCGAGTCTCGTCTGAAACTCAATATGCTGACACCGAAGTTGAAGAATTGCTTACTATGCTGCGCGAAGCTGACAGTCTTGAGGAGCAAGGAGATATTCTGCAGTATCTG GTTGATTCTCAAGGCTTGTACTTCAACACGGGAATGCTGGAAGAGGGACATCCCGTATTGATAAAAGATTTGTTAAAAGGACTTTACGAAAAAGCATGCCAGCAAAAAATGTGGGGAATAGTACGCCATACGGCAGGTATGCTTGGGAAAAGAGTGGAAGATCTTGCTAAAGCTGTGACGGATTTGTTGGTGCGACAGAAACAAGTTACGGTCGGTATGCCACCCGCCAACGAGCACACCATAGTTGCTCCCTTGCCTGAAAACGAATTACGCTCGCTGATACATTTGGCTTACGGAGACGACGAATCAACGGCAATGCTGACGCAAGAGTTACTCGTTTATTTGGCAATGTTCATAAGAACTGAGCCACAATTGTTCCACGAAATGTTACGACTTCGCGTTGGTCTGATAATTCAAGTTATGGCCACCGAATTATCGCGTACGCTTATATGCACCGGTGAAGAGGCCTCTGAACATTTGCTCAATCTCTCAcctttcgaaatgaaaaatttgctgCACCATATTATGAGTGGCAAGGAGTTTGCCATTAGCAGTG TCGGACGCGGAAACTTCTCCGTAATCAGTTGCAAGTCCAGCCGTCTTAGCAAG AAATCACAAATTGGTGGTTTTCTCAACGTCGATCAGACAGACGGTGGTGAAATGGAGCCGGATAGGCAAGGCCAATGGCTCCGAAGAAGAAGACTCGATGGTGCATTGAACAGAGTCCCTCGCGATTTTTATCCTCGTGTTTGGCAAGTTTTGGAGCGG TGTCAAGGTCTCGTTATCGAAGGCAAAGTACTGCCACAAAACTTGACTCAGGAAATGACTTCAGGAGAACTGAAATTCGCGCTTGCCTTCGAAACTGTTTTGAATACCATACCTCAACCCGAATACCGTCAACTCGTCGTCGAGGCTCTCATGGTCCTGACTCTCGTCACCGAGTACAACGTTGTTGCTTCGCTCGGTGGATTGATCGCTGTCGAACATTTGGTCCACAAAGCAAATGCTATTTTCTTGGAGGATCAA ATGAAAATCGACGGAGATGCAACGCTGTGTTGCGCGAAGCCAAAAGAGGAACGCGAAACAACAGCAATAGGAACTTTACTGTGTGGAGGAGCCGCATATATTTGTCAACACTTCTACGACACCGCACCGAGCGGAAGTTACGGAACGATGACTTACATTACTCGAGCGATAGCGTCGCTGTTAAATTGTTTGCCAAAAGACGGAGACATTGAATGTTCGATAACGTAA